From Erigeron canadensis isolate Cc75 chromosome 5, C_canadensis_v1, whole genome shotgun sequence:
AGTTACTGTTTCTATCTACGTGGCATGACATTTTTCAAACTAAATGATGGTATTTTTACCTTGTGAAtacaaaaagtgcaagttggttatttttgtgggctgtcaaacTGTcctacatttatgtgtgatgggatgCATTAAATGCGGATTTCATAACCGATCAAaattataatgaataaaattcaaaaataaccgtTTGAAATTCcaaactttctctctcctctataaatatccactttttcactttctttttcatttacttCGAACGTTTTTACTCCCAAAATTCCTTCATGTACTTTcttcttcattcaattccaatcatcactcTCTTTCATTATAAATCATTCATCAAAACCCTGAAAAGCTTAAAACatcatcttttctttcttttctaagTTACTTGATTGCACAAAATGGCCCTTAGACAATCCAACtcaaataaaaatctttttgctGCCGAATATAAACCTGTCGCCGTTGTGACAAAAGCTCCTCACATTTCTCTAGAGGCAAAGGCGATCTGgataaaaatgaataattgTATGGCGAAACTAGAAAGAACCCATGAAGCCACCTCAATTATTGGACGACTGAATTCCTTCTTCCTCAATTGTCCTCTATATGGTGCCCTAAACCTAAATCCAGGGAAGATGTACCATGAATATCTttgtgagttttggtacacAGCTGTGTATGTGAAAAGAGACAATACCATCCATTATACACTCAAACAAGGCACCAAGGCTCTCACTCTTACTGTTGATTCTCTCAAAGATGCCCTTCGGATGAATTATTTTGCAGAGAATAAGCTGGCCATCATACTTCCATCTGGCATCAATTTGAGGGATCTTTGCAGGAAGATTGGGCACACAGACATTCTGGATGAACATGGTCAGCTCCAGAGAAAAGGCACAATCTACATGAGTAAGCTGTTAGACTCATGGAGATATTTTTTCACTCATTTTGTTGAGTGCCTTAGAGGAACTTCATTAGGTTTGGATCAAATCAACCAGACGCAACTCACCATTGCTTACTATCTCTGGTTTGGATATAGAGTGGATTTCGCTCATATTTTATTCGATGACTTGGTTGAGCGAATGAAAGGTAAGAGCAGGAAACCCTATGTTCCATTTATTTGAGGGATCTCACCCAATTAGTTTCTACAACTGGTGAGATTAATATACCTCGAAATATGATTCATCACTTCCGTAGAGAAGAAATAACCAATGAATCATCACGAGATGAGTTGGAAGAGGCTTCAGGCGGGCTTCAAAATAATGAAGGACCCACTAGAGTCCTCAATGTTGAAATGGTTCCACCAGTAACCCGGGTGGTTCCTGACCCTCAGCAGAATGTGAACCCCAAGAAATGATAAACCTCGTCGCCTTAGGAAAATGGGAGATGTAGTCGCTCCCATTAGTACCGTTACTAGCCATCCAGATTCCTCCCAACAGGAATATAGAGATGTCACAAGAGAAAACCCACAAGAAACCACTCCTAATATTCTTGTAGGGTGAGTGATGAAGAAAATAGAGGGTCAGCCCAACTCTCAGTAGAGTCCGTGTCAGCACAATCACTTGTACTTAGCCATATTTCTGACACAACTCTTGCACAAACTAGGGTTACTTGAGCCTTACCTCTAGTAATTCCAGTTTCACATTCTTCGACTGGTGATATCATGAAATGCAGATGGAACTTTAATTGTTGAACAAGAAAATGTTGATCAGGatgctcagattgatttgaataggGAAGTTGGTGATCAGACAGTTGGTGAAGCTCCGGTATGGAAGAAGATGAGTCACCTTTGTCTGATGATAATAACTTTGATGCTAACATGGATTTTCTTAGTGATATTGCGGCATCAGATATACCTCCACCAAAATCAACTGATATGCCACTACCTCCTGAATCACTAAATGCTCCACCACCGCCACCAGAATCAACCTTTGCACCACCTCCACAACCACCATCTTCACTTCCTTCAAATAAACCATATTTCAACCCCAGTTCCCTCCAAATTTCATCAGTTCAACCTCCACCACTTGAAACACCATCGTGTGCTGGACCCCACTGTTTTAACATTTGAAACATCTACTGAAGGAGTCCAGGCACAAGTCTCTATGGTAACCAGGATTAGTTCTGAACTTGCTTCTCCAGGTGGTCTCTCCATTTCTTCTTCCACCGAGGTCCAGGGCCTTTTGAATACGGTGGAGGATCTGGACAGATCACTCCAGTCTTCTTCTCAGGTTGTTTATGAATTTAAATCTTTATTGTCAAATAATCTTGCAACAAAAATGAACCTTTTTGCTGGGAATGAGAAGCTGGTATTTGAAAAGTTGAATGAACTAGTACTTGCCACAAACAGAAATTCTGAAAATCTTAAAGTGGCAGTCCAGGGAGTAGAAGAGCAACTGGTAGCTTCTGTTCAGACTACAGTCAAGGCAGAAATTGTACAACTTCTTGCAGGTCTGAAAGAAAATGTTCAGAAGTTGAACAAGTCAGTGAGCCATCTAGAAAGCAGGCCAACCCTTGACCAGAGTACAGTCATCAGTAACGTCAGTGGTGAAAGTGTCAGGAAGTTCAGATCATATGCTAAAAGAACTAACTAAACACATCTCTAGGTCAGTGCTTAGAAGTATACAAGATGGGTTGTTGCGTCAAGTTGTGAGAATGATTGAAAATGAGTTCCCCAAGCACTTGCCTTAAGAACTTGAAATTATCAAGAAGAAAGTTGTTGCACTCAGAAAGACTATTAATATTACCACTCCAATAGCAGACAGAACATTCAGGGCTTTAGATAGACATATGCTGGATCAATTGTGGAATGATCTCAAGTCTAGGACTGGTGTCATTCCAAGGGGGAAAAGTCTGCTACTGTTACTGAGAGTGTTCCTAAAGGATTACAGAAAATGACTGACCCTagtcttgaaaaaaaaaagtggagaTATGGAAGAAGATGGTTGAAAAGAAAGTGCTTGGTACTGATGCAAGTGCACAAGAAGCACAAAAAGCCCTTGGTAATGAAGCCATTGTGCAAGAAGAAGAGGTTGTTGGTACTGATGCTAGTGAGCCACAGTTTGAAGCATTTCCAGATATCACTGCCACAATGAAAAGCTTGAAAAGAAAAAGCATGTGGTATCTAGAGGAGAGATTGAGGAGGAACTGAAGGCTCTCCAGAATTCCCAACTGTTAATGAGGAGACTTctaagagactggagcaagagggCATCATGATTGATATTTTCAAAAGAAGTCAAATAGATGAACTTCTTGAACATAAAAATCAAATGGCTGAAATGGGGACCCTTGATTCTTACAATGCTGGAAGACTTGGTGTGCATGTTAATGTATACAAAAgaatgaaggatgatcccagagTTCATCAATGTTTAGAAACCATGGATGATGTGTATGTTCGCTCCAGATACTCTGTAGAAGAATAAAAGTTTGATTCTAAAACATATGAGGTAAGTGTGGAAGAGTTGATTGCCCAGAAAAAGGAAGCACTGGTGGAGCTTTAGAAAAAGGTTAGATCAAATGCTGCAGCCCTTGAGAatgaatatagaaagaaaatgaaagttaGGCCCAAACTCCCAGCCAGACAAACCAAGGCACCCAgggatgcagatcttagcacttTCATTCCTCTGGATAATTCCAGAAACATCAATAAGGTTGATGTTCAAAAAGCCATGGCACAAATAAAGTGTCCAGGGAAACTAAAGCAAAGATTCAAATTGCCAAACAAAAGGATAGATATGATGAAGTTCAGGGCAAATGCAAGGAGAATCATTGGTGCTGAGATAAAATTTGCTGAAAATCATGAGAATATGACCAAGTTTGAAGTAAAGCTGACCAGAGAAGGTAATTTTGTTGATGAGAGGAAGAGTGCCTTAGTTCAAGCTTTTGGGTGGTAAGAGTTGAAGGAAATAGGCTTGACATTCAGGGGGAAGACTGACGTGTCTCCAGATTTCAAAGCATTTCTGTAGAGAATCGAGAAGGTCTGGAAGCGAAAGCAACAAATGAAAATAGCTTTGGGCATGCGTTCTCCAGATGCTTCACCATCAacaaagaggaaggccactgaatgCTCATGGACAAGTTTCAAAGAGGAGAGCCTGGctcttttatcatttacttgtatttgtaatttatttttcaatcaaAATTCTAACTTCTTTATTAGTTGATGTCATATAGTTGCAATTTTTTATTCACAAGTAAGTGATCAGATTAAACTAGAACACTCATGATCTATAAAGTGTTCTCCTGtaacaaaaatgtttttcaagCATACAATTGTATAGATTGAAGCTTGGAAAACCTTGCATTTTTctgaacaaatagggggaatttgttaacTCCAGTGAATGGCCTtgctccagacttgaagactgtgaagtccctcactcgatggtttaacccacaagtgtagaataacaagtcaactAATCACTAGAGTTGACTAGTATAaaaagtcaagtaagcactagattggactaatattacgattaatataaatgcaagaatatatataacgtaatacgtacttaagcaatataagataagcaaataagtaaatggtgagacacaatgtaattttcaagtgtattttatttattaatgttaaataaaatacaaggttgttccggaacaaaatattacaaagtaagtatctaaacaacctatgaattacaagtgatctaatctttgctaaataaactctttgatcgcaatacttaaagttgtgaagtatgactgtttagatcgagagtatttgagcaaaggcaccaaattgcaaaagtatgtaatttggacgaggaagtgacctggtatttataggcaaaaagaataaatataatattctttttgccgtacaaatatggttacatgcatttaaggaaattacattaattccctaaaagcattgattaaagtacaggaataaagtcacatgatagtgacttgtcttctaattaaccaaccacctttacatgcgtgtaaggcttttaacaaaagacaaatggattgtccggttaaaggcatgtaaaggcataaagtcaattcctcgtaatcattgttcagacttgtaaggtctaaaacactgacaaggactccagtcaggagatctagtaagtcttccagtgagctccgctatttgtcagacttctttcttcagacttcagtcttcgacttcagtgagaatgttcttctgtggaaagatcttgactggagtgaagtccagtgaacaaatctggtggaatccaggtttctatacaagtaagttgttcactggtcttcacataatttctggacaaatcttcagagggctccagtagttacgtttggagcgagtccagtaaatctggacctaacaaattccccctatttgtttagaaattatgcaaggatttttaagcttttatctatacaagtttgtgcttgaagaatccttaaaaaaaattgactaagtctaatttgattttctggagagccactttatagatcatcagtgttccaagtttgtacattttaatttctagacttaatctggataggtacttgtaaaaaatagaaattgcaacttatatttacagacatcaactggaggaaacttataattttatcaacattaaaataaatacaagtacaatatcagagtcaggcctatttcttttcagcatgcccagctggctcttcagtggccttcctctttacacctggagatgaagacgaagtaagagaagtccttaggcccagctccatctccatcaactccttccttatccattccttgccaatcctcttcataaagtatttcacatcctgggagacatctttacccctgaatgaaagcccaatctctcttaactctgaccacccaaaagccctgattgaggtgtcttttctttcatcagtaaagttcccttctctgaagagtttgacatggaacttagagaagttatcatgattttctgccatatggatctcagcacccattattggtcggacatcaactctaaattgtgacaaatgttcatacttttcctttgtctgagcccttttcaccatttcatccacttccctggacacctttctctgttcagcaacttgttgaaatttttctttattaatcctttcagttgtgttcaagggaatgaaggtgctgagatctgcatctctggcagctttggtttTTCTGattggtgccttgggcaaacccttgactttcttcctatattcatgctccagagcagttgcattactccttacttgttgctggagattttttagttcttttcttctctgggcaataagatctAGTATGCTCaccccataaatttcagaatcatatatttgttcatcctgagcatacatggatcgaatatagacatcatccaaggcatccagacacttcttcagcctgggatcgTCCTTCGTTttcttgtaaacttcaatttgtacgcccaacctaccagcgttgtaagaatccagagtcccatgtctggccatatccaactggtgagcaatcaagtcaacttttaagtttttcttgaagatttcaattaagatgcactcttgctccagcctctttgccttggcctcatcagcagacacatactcttctgcttcatttgttggttccccagatactactttctttcttttgagacttttcattgttgtagtgatatttgggaactcttcaaaaactggctcactggcatcagtaccagcagcctcttcctcaacttgtccactggcttcagtaccagtgacgtCTTCAccaataaccttcttccagacttctaTCTTCTTCCTGAGATCAACCTTCTCTgttccagaaccagaaccttcccccttggaagcatctccagattgaagatgattccacacctgatccagtTTGTGTCTGTCAGTAGAGTCAAATGTttgaccagacactggagcaatgttttttacagttttcctcaactgcatcacttcctttttgattatctcAGGATCCTGAGGAAaatggcgaggcaactgggcgtcaatcatcttcataacttcaggcaacaacccatctcggagatttctaaggagagtttcagacacctcctcagtgatttcttttaacatatttcctctgaacttcctaacaacttcatcactgagggtgctgaccactgagtttttctccagggttggcctgctctccagagagcttattctggtggtcaaattctgataTCACCAGTCAGACCTGCCAGAGGTtaagcaacttcagtttgaatggcagtctgaacacttctcaccacatcctccttgattccctggactgcaacttgtattgattcagaatttctatttgttgccatgacaagttcatccagcttctcaaagactatcttctcattaccagcaaaaatgttcatttctaacttaagattattggaaattatagttttgaagtcagaaataacctgagaagaagcctgaagtgatctctccaggtccgccaccttatcaaaaaggccttggacctcggttgaagaagaagaggagagaccactggaaggattggtgattctggtgattgatgatactggcaacacccttgtgatattttcagttggttgggtgactgccagtggttcagaatgttgaatttctggagCAGAGGGTGATTtaagaattgttgttgtttgttctagaaggggtgttggtgtattttttCAGGGTGGGGGAGGCATATCAGTTAGATTAaactgggagacagagtggatggtgcgatcaatttcttcttctcccagaaaactcatattcacatcaaaatcattatcctcAGACAGTGAAGAATCAagcatatcccaatctgggccggttccacctgcctggtcctctacttgtataTTCTCTaccccaacattcaaatcaatctgagccacctgctccagattctctccttcaacctgcctaacttgttccccctcaacctcttcaacaattagggacccatcagcagccatgatgtccccactttcagcagttgccactggaatgacaagaggtgatccagatcctctttcttcttcaccacttccttctacttgtactggggaagtggtaactggggcagtttcctgacccatttctccagaatcttgatgagtagaTTCTGGAAGGGCTGATACCAGAATTCCGTCTCTCCTCagacgacgagttctattccttggcctggtggggttaggtggaatttcaacaatattcacaccaggctgctaaagatctggggcgatctgggaaataggttctACCCTTTCAGCATtaacttcatcaacaatttcctcaTCATTacgaggctcaccagcaacctcctcgtcaggtgatgatgcaattgcatcttcttgaattctgaactgatagagcatcaccgatggaatgtcgacctcagtaggagatgaggtcaactggttgaggtccctcagatattcacacattgaaaaatgagttgtatttacattgtactcattcttcagggcccttctgaatataatggacagaaatcgaatataaggaatgaaggccttcctgctcttgaagatctgtccaccagatcattaaagaagatctgggcaaagtccaccctgtatcCATTCCATAGCATTAAGCAATatggagctgtgtctggttaatctgatccaaacctccagaactgccacccaaacactcaacaagatgagtgaagaaatacctccatgagtctgtcagcctgctcatatatacagtgcccttcctgagcagctgaccattctcatccactatttctgtgtgccccatcaacctgcacacctccctggtattgattccagatggaatctcaatgggcatttcattctcatcaaaataattcatcctcagggcatctctaagggaatcaacagtaatggtgaaatgtttggtgccttgctttaaggtgtagtggatggattcatcactttccacgtacacagcagtataccagaattcacaaagatattcatgatacattttgcccgaatttagagttagggcaccatagagtagACTACTCAAGAAGAAGGTATTCAACCTTCCTATGATAGAAGTGGCaatgtgatttgttgagagttttgccatccagttattcatgtttatgcggatggcatcagcagaaagagatatatgagatgccttcttgacattatcggcaggattttaatttgtagcaagaagatttttaggagatggtttaggagccattttagatattatgaaaatgaaagtgaaagaagaaatttaataagagagatgatgatgattggagagtaaatgaagaaggaaataaatgaaggaatttgaagatatgggagtaaatgatttttcgagatgaatctgaaagtgaaggtaaatgtgggtatttatagaggaaagagcaaaatggaattcaaaacggtaagtttgaaaaagttcaaaatagttttgatcggttttgacatccgcatttaatgtttcccatcacacaaaaatgtatgacggttgacagcccacaaaaattacccaCTAACACTTtctgtcttcccaaggtaacaaaaccatcatttaaattgaaaaagtcatgccacgtaagctgaacagtaactgtccagatgaaaaatttgtaaggttggcatgcactatccttaagtattaaaaagaaatgatttgacacacacaaacttattttaatgcatctggaggttgattAGACattccagtttcactggtggattaggccagtagaacatgcattaatgatacactggagggacaatccagtaagtacccagatttgaccattctggtaatcctcaaacacgcacatcaactaatataaacaaatgagagggacacttTTACAAAGCAATagaagttacttcaaacatgcacatcaacttatccgggacacatttacaaggtactagaaacatttttcagaaaaatttgtccagtgagaaaataaattaataaattctccctgaaacttagatatatataaaaaaaaatgtggtctgagtctttccccctggaatggtgacccataaatctatcagtgcaaagatagtatcacaaaggcgttcgatagctttactggtatagatttataaatctggaattaaagaaccctgccagtgtcacaaaggcattcataacaaggttccagattaagggttcaacattcccaactcactgacaagattttgaaaagtttctcatccaaaggttttgtaaaaatgtcagcaagttgtttatcagtgggaataaagtggatttcaacatcattcttcattacatgatcgcgaataaaa
This genomic window contains:
- the LOC122601275 gene encoding pectinesterase inhibitor 10-like, with the protein product MEEDESPLSDDNNFDANMDFLSDIAASDIPPPKSTDMPLPPESLNAPPPPPESTFAPPPQPPSSLPSNKPYFNPSSLQISSVQPPPLETPSCAGPHCGLSISSSTEVQGLLNTVEDLDRSLQSSSQVVYEFKSLLSNNLATKMNLFAGNEKLVFEKLNELVLATNRNSENLKVAVQGVEEQLVASVQTTVKAEIVQLLAGLKENVQKLNKSVSHLESRPTLDQSTVISNVSGESVRKFRSYAKRTN